A single genomic interval of Bos taurus isolate L1 Dominette 01449 registration number 42190680 breed Hereford chromosome 6, ARS-UCD2.0, whole genome shotgun sequence harbors:
- the GUF1 gene encoding translation factor GUF1, mitochondrial isoform X2 — translation MQTSRRNVSCKRRRAALFSVVWSQQLDVECCLLTCFPRVAEVCLNLVRQLLARGSFEENGAWGDGAIASRDLLLTPRLRRGMWTLAGQGWWRGRALAAWVTEAARKGLLWPHLAPARGTAAESRAPDRCYSSADRKEKIDMSCFPVENTRNFSIIAHVDHGKSTLADRLLELTGAIDKTKNNKQVLDKLQVERERGITVKAQTASLFYNYEGKQYLLNLIDTPGHVDFSYEVSRSLSACQGVLLVVDANEGIQAQTVANFFLAFEAQLSIIPVINKIDLKNADPERVEKQIEKVFDIPGDECIKISAKLGTNVESVLDAVIKRIPFPKAHCRNPLRALVFDSTFDQYRGVIANVALFDGVVSKGDKIVSAHTQKTYEVNEVGVLNPNEQPTHKLYAGQVGYLIAGMKDVTEAQIGDTLYLHKQPVEPLPGFKSAKPMVFAGMYPVDQSEYNNLKSAIEKLTLNDSSVVVHRDSSLALGAGWRLGFLGLLHMEVFNQRLEQEYNASVILTTPTVPYKAVLSSAKLIKEYREKEITIINPAQFPDKSKVTEYLEPVVLGTIITPDEYTGKIMMLCQARRAVQKNMMYIDQNRVMLKYLFPLNEIVVDFYDSLKSLSSGYASFDYEDAGYQTAELVKMDILLNGSIVEELVTVVHKIYE, via the exons ATGCAGACGTCACGACGTAATGTGTCGTGCAAACGTCGGCGAGCGGCGCTGTTCTCGGTTGTCTGGTCCCAGCAGCTAGATGTGGAGTGTTGCCTCCTCACGTGTTTTCCGCGGGTGGCCGAAGTGTGTTTGAATCTCGTCCGCCAGCTCTTAGCGAGGGGCAGTTTTGAAGAAAACGGAGCCTGGGGTGATGGCGCCATTGCGTCCCGGGACCTTCTCCTGACGCCTCGGTTGCGCAGGGGAATGTGGACGCTTGCAGGTCAGGGTTGGTGGCGCGGACGCGCGCTCGCGGCCTGGGTCACCGAGGCGGCGCGTAAGGGGCTACTCTGGCCTCACCTCGCGCCGGCCCGGGGGACTGCAGCCGAGTCCAGGGCTCCGGACCGGTGCTACAGCTCTGCAGACCGCAAG GAAAAAATTGATATGTCTTGTTTTCCTGTTGAAAACACTAGAAATTTCAGTATCATTGCACATGTGGATCATGGCAAAAGTACTTTAGCAGACAGGCTCCTGGAACTAAcag GGGCAAttgataaaacaaaaaataataaacaagttCTTGATAAATTGCAAGTGGAACGAGAAAGAGGAATCACTGTTAAAGCACAGACAGCATCTCTCTTCTATAACTATGAAGGAAAGCAGTACCTTTTAAATCTTATCGATACACCG GGTCATGTTGATTTTAGTTATGAAGTATCCAGGTCACTCTCTGCTTGCCAAGGTGTTTTACTTGTGGTTGATGCAAATGAG GGTATTCAAGCCCAAACGGTAGCGAACTTCTTTCTTGCCTTTGAAGCACAGCTATCAATAATTCCAGTTATAAACAAG atagaTCTGAAGAATGCTGATCCTGAAAGGGttgaaaaacaaattgaaaaggtGTTTGATATTCCAGGTGACGAATGTAttaag ATTTCTGCTAAACTTGGAACGAATGTGGAAAGTGTTCTTGATGCAGTCATCAAAAGGATACCCTT tCCTAAAGCCCATTGCAGAAATCCCCTGAGAGCTTTGGTATTTGACTCCACCTTTGACCAGTATAGGGGTGTGATTGCCAATGTAGCATTATTTGATGGAGTGGTTTCGAAAGGAGATAAAATTGTATCTGCACACACTCAAAAGACGTATGAAGTTAATGAAGTAGGAGTTCTGAATCCTAATGAGCAGCCAACTCATAAACT ataTGCAGGACAGGTGGGCTATCTGATTGCTGGGATGAAAGATGTCACTGAAGCACAAATAGGAGATACATTATATTTACATAAACAGCCAGTGGAACCCTTGCCTGGGTTTAAATCAGCGAAGCCAATGGTATTTGCAG GAATGTACCCTGTAGACCAATCTGAATATAATAACCTGAAGAGTGCTATAGAAAAACTGACACTAAATGATTCCAGTGTGGTGGTTCATCGGGATAGTAGCCTTGCTCTAGGTGCTGGCTGGAG GTTAGGATTTCTTGGACTTTTGCACATGGAAGTTTTCAACCAGCGACTAGAACAAGAATATAATGCTTCTGTTATTTTGACAACCCCTACTGTTCCATATAAGGCTGTTCTTTCATCAGCAAAATTGATAAAG gaATACAGAGAAAAGGAGATTACAATCATCAATCCTGCACAGTTCCCTGATAAGTCAAAAGTAACAGAATATTTGGAGCCAGTTGTTTTGGGCACCATTATCACACCAGATGAATATACTGGGAAAATAATGATGCTTTGCCAG gCTCGAAGAGCAGTTCAGAAGAATATGATGTATATTGATCAAAATAGAGTAATGCTTAAATATCTCTTCCCTTTGAATGAAATTGTGGTGGATTTTTATGATTCTTTGAAATCTCTGTCTTCAGGATATGCTAG tttTGATTATGAAGATGCAGGCTACCAGACTGCAGAACTTGTAAAAATGGATATTCTACTGAATGGAAGTATTGTAGAAGAGCTAGTAACTGTTGTACACAA GATATATGAATAG
- the GUF1 gene encoding translation factor GUF1, mitochondrial isoform X1 has translation MWTLAGQGWWRGRALAAWVTEAARKGLLWPHLAPARGTAAESRAPDRCYSSADRKEKIDMSCFPVENTRNFSIIAHVDHGKSTLADRLLELTGAIDKTKNNKQVLDKLQVERERGITVKAQTASLFYNYEGKQYLLNLIDTPGHVDFSYEVSRSLSACQGVLLVVDANEGIQAQTVANFFLAFEAQLSIIPVINKIDLKNADPERVEKQIEKVFDIPGDECIKISAKLGTNVESVLDAVIKRIPLYAGQVGYLIAGMKDVTEAQIGDTLYLHKQPVEPLPGFKSAKPMVFAGMYPVDQSEYNNLKSAIEKLTLNDSSVVVHRDSSLALGAGWRLGFLGLLHMEVFNQRLEQEYNASVILTTPTVPYKAVLSSAKLIKEYREKEITIINPAQFPDKSKVTEYLEPVVLGTIITPDEYTGKIMMLCQARRAVQKNMMYIDQNRVMLKYLFPLNEIVVDFYDSLKSLSSGYASFDYEDAGYQTAELVKMDILLNGSIVEELVTVVHKDKAYSVGKAICERLKDSLPRQLFEIAIQAALGSKIIARETVKAYRKNVLAKCYGGDITRKMKLLKRQAEGKKKLRKVGNVEVPKDAFIKVLKTQSDK, from the exons ATGTGGACGCTTGCAGGTCAGGGTTGGTGGCGCGGACGCGCGCTCGCGGCCTGGGTCACCGAGGCGGCGCGTAAGGGGCTACTCTGGCCTCACCTCGCGCCGGCCCGGGGGACTGCAGCCGAGTCCAGGGCTCCGGACCGGTGCTACAGCTCTGCAGACCGCAAG GAAAAAATTGATATGTCTTGTTTTCCTGTTGAAAACACTAGAAATTTCAGTATCATTGCACATGTGGATCATGGCAAAAGTACTTTAGCAGACAGGCTCCTGGAACTAAcag GGGCAAttgataaaacaaaaaataataaacaagttCTTGATAAATTGCAAGTGGAACGAGAAAGAGGAATCACTGTTAAAGCACAGACAGCATCTCTCTTCTATAACTATGAAGGAAAGCAGTACCTTTTAAATCTTATCGATACACCG GGTCATGTTGATTTTAGTTATGAAGTATCCAGGTCACTCTCTGCTTGCCAAGGTGTTTTACTTGTGGTTGATGCAAATGAG GGTATTCAAGCCCAAACGGTAGCGAACTTCTTTCTTGCCTTTGAAGCACAGCTATCAATAATTCCAGTTATAAACAAG atagaTCTGAAGAATGCTGATCCTGAAAGGGttgaaaaacaaattgaaaaggtGTTTGATATTCCAGGTGACGAATGTAttaag ATTTCTGCTAAACTTGGAACGAATGTGGAAAGTGTTCTTGATGCAGTCATCAAAAGGATACCCTT ataTGCAGGACAGGTGGGCTATCTGATTGCTGGGATGAAAGATGTCACTGAAGCACAAATAGGAGATACATTATATTTACATAAACAGCCAGTGGAACCCTTGCCTGGGTTTAAATCAGCGAAGCCAATGGTATTTGCAG GAATGTACCCTGTAGACCAATCTGAATATAATAACCTGAAGAGTGCTATAGAAAAACTGACACTAAATGATTCCAGTGTGGTGGTTCATCGGGATAGTAGCCTTGCTCTAGGTGCTGGCTGGAG GTTAGGATTTCTTGGACTTTTGCACATGGAAGTTTTCAACCAGCGACTAGAACAAGAATATAATGCTTCTGTTATTTTGACAACCCCTACTGTTCCATATAAGGCTGTTCTTTCATCAGCAAAATTGATAAAG gaATACAGAGAAAAGGAGATTACAATCATCAATCCTGCACAGTTCCCTGATAAGTCAAAAGTAACAGAATATTTGGAGCCAGTTGTTTTGGGCACCATTATCACACCAGATGAATATACTGGGAAAATAATGATGCTTTGCCAG gCTCGAAGAGCAGTTCAGAAGAATATGATGTATATTGATCAAAATAGAGTAATGCTTAAATATCTCTTCCCTTTGAATGAAATTGTGGTGGATTTTTATGATTCTTTGAAATCTCTGTCTTCAGGATATGCTAG tttTGATTATGAAGATGCAGGCTACCAGACTGCAGAACTTGTAAAAATGGATATTCTACTGAATGGAAGTATTGTAGAAGAGCTAGTAACTGTTGTACACAA AGACAAAGCATACTCTGTTGGCAAAGCCATATGTGAACGTCTCAAGGATTCTCTTCCTAGGCAGCTGTTTGAGATAGCAATTCAAGCTGCCCTTGGAAGTAAAATCATTGCAAGAGAAAC
- the GUF1 gene encoding translation factor GUF1, mitochondrial precursor: protein MWTLAGQGWWRGRALAAWVTEAARKGLLWPHLAPARGTAAESRAPDRCYSSADRKEKIDMSCFPVENTRNFSIIAHVDHGKSTLADRLLELTGAIDKTKNNKQVLDKLQVERERGITVKAQTASLFYNYEGKQYLLNLIDTPGHVDFSYEVSRSLSACQGVLLVVDANEGIQAQTVANFFLAFEAQLSIIPVINKIDLKNADPERVEKQIEKVFDIPGDECIKISAKLGTNVESVLDAVIKRIPFPKAHCRNPLRALVFDSTFDQYRGVIANVALFDGVVSKGDKIVSAHTQKTYEVNEVGVLNPNEQPTHKLYAGQVGYLIAGMKDVTEAQIGDTLYLHKQPVEPLPGFKSAKPMVFAGMYPVDQSEYNNLKSAIEKLTLNDSSVVVHRDSSLALGAGWRLGFLGLLHMEVFNQRLEQEYNASVILTTPTVPYKAVLSSAKLIKEYREKEITIINPAQFPDKSKVTEYLEPVVLGTIITPDEYTGKIMMLCQARRAVQKNMMYIDQNRVMLKYLFPLNEIVVDFYDSLKSLSSGYASFDYEDAGYQTAELVKMDILLNGSIVEELVTVVHKDKAYSVGKAICERLKDSLPRQLFEIAIQAALGSKIIARETVKAYRKNVLAKCYGGDITRKMKLLKRQAEGKKKLRKVGNVEVPKDAFIKVLKTQSDK from the exons ATGTGGACGCTTGCAGGTCAGGGTTGGTGGCGCGGACGCGCGCTCGCGGCCTGGGTCACCGAGGCGGCGCGTAAGGGGCTACTCTGGCCTCACCTCGCGCCGGCCCGGGGGACTGCAGCCGAGTCCAGGGCTCCGGACCGGTGCTACAGCTCTGCAGACCGCAAG GAAAAAATTGATATGTCTTGTTTTCCTGTTGAAAACACTAGAAATTTCAGTATCATTGCACATGTGGATCATGGCAAAAGTACTTTAGCAGACAGGCTCCTGGAACTAAcag GGGCAAttgataaaacaaaaaataataaacaagttCTTGATAAATTGCAAGTGGAACGAGAAAGAGGAATCACTGTTAAAGCACAGACAGCATCTCTCTTCTATAACTATGAAGGAAAGCAGTACCTTTTAAATCTTATCGATACACCG GGTCATGTTGATTTTAGTTATGAAGTATCCAGGTCACTCTCTGCTTGCCAAGGTGTTTTACTTGTGGTTGATGCAAATGAG GGTATTCAAGCCCAAACGGTAGCGAACTTCTTTCTTGCCTTTGAAGCACAGCTATCAATAATTCCAGTTATAAACAAG atagaTCTGAAGAATGCTGATCCTGAAAGGGttgaaaaacaaattgaaaaggtGTTTGATATTCCAGGTGACGAATGTAttaag ATTTCTGCTAAACTTGGAACGAATGTGGAAAGTGTTCTTGATGCAGTCATCAAAAGGATACCCTT tCCTAAAGCCCATTGCAGAAATCCCCTGAGAGCTTTGGTATTTGACTCCACCTTTGACCAGTATAGGGGTGTGATTGCCAATGTAGCATTATTTGATGGAGTGGTTTCGAAAGGAGATAAAATTGTATCTGCACACACTCAAAAGACGTATGAAGTTAATGAAGTAGGAGTTCTGAATCCTAATGAGCAGCCAACTCATAAACT ataTGCAGGACAGGTGGGCTATCTGATTGCTGGGATGAAAGATGTCACTGAAGCACAAATAGGAGATACATTATATTTACATAAACAGCCAGTGGAACCCTTGCCTGGGTTTAAATCAGCGAAGCCAATGGTATTTGCAG GAATGTACCCTGTAGACCAATCTGAATATAATAACCTGAAGAGTGCTATAGAAAAACTGACACTAAATGATTCCAGTGTGGTGGTTCATCGGGATAGTAGCCTTGCTCTAGGTGCTGGCTGGAG GTTAGGATTTCTTGGACTTTTGCACATGGAAGTTTTCAACCAGCGACTAGAACAAGAATATAATGCTTCTGTTATTTTGACAACCCCTACTGTTCCATATAAGGCTGTTCTTTCATCAGCAAAATTGATAAAG gaATACAGAGAAAAGGAGATTACAATCATCAATCCTGCACAGTTCCCTGATAAGTCAAAAGTAACAGAATATTTGGAGCCAGTTGTTTTGGGCACCATTATCACACCAGATGAATATACTGGGAAAATAATGATGCTTTGCCAG gCTCGAAGAGCAGTTCAGAAGAATATGATGTATATTGATCAAAATAGAGTAATGCTTAAATATCTCTTCCCTTTGAATGAAATTGTGGTGGATTTTTATGATTCTTTGAAATCTCTGTCTTCAGGATATGCTAG tttTGATTATGAAGATGCAGGCTACCAGACTGCAGAACTTGTAAAAATGGATATTCTACTGAATGGAAGTATTGTAGAAGAGCTAGTAACTGTTGTACACAA AGACAAAGCATACTCTGTTGGCAAAGCCATATGTGAACGTCTCAAGGATTCTCTTCCTAGGCAGCTGTTTGAGATAGCAATTCAAGCTGCCCTTGGAAGTAAAATCATTGCAAGAGAAAC